A genome region from Bemisia tabaci chromosome 3, PGI_BMITA_v3 includes the following:
- the LOC109030732 gene encoding protein spitz isoform X2, with amino-acid sequence MRLALPYFVLLVFSYLAAITDACSSRSTPKPRPPLPTARPNITFDTYVCPPNYAKEYCLSGGTCFTVKIGESILFNCECADGFMGQRCEFKDLEGSYLPTRKAVLLETASIASGATIAVLLVVFAGVSMYIHIQRRHKQQRLAAGTCCVDGSGGDIERRLPFARRCNSAPLTKIPRANLHSQRAAVLSSAEKGDCVTSSVYISVDLIPPRVQPSLQTAPLHAPSRSAPTITSPDPQSQRHIVEC; translated from the exons ATGCATGTTCCAGTCGGTCGACGCCAAAACCAAGGCCTCCTCTGCCTACAGCCAGGCCTAATATAACTTTCGATACGTACGTGTGTCCACCAAATTACGCTAAAGAGTACTGTCTCAGTGGTGGAACTTGTTTTACTGTAAAAATAGGCGAATCAATTTTATTCAACTGCGA atgcGCTGATGGTTTTATGGGGCAAAGATGCGAATTCAAGGACTTAGAGGGGTCCTACTTGC caaCGAGAAAAGCTGTGCTTTTGGAAACTGCAAGTATAGCATCTGGAGCAACGATTGCTGTCTTACTAGTCGTGTTTGCTGGTGTATCCATGTATATACATATACAACGACGACACAAACAACAACGCCTAGCAGCAGGCACttg TTGTGTGGATGGGAGTGGCGGTGACATTGAAAGGCGACTACCATTTGCCCGACGATGCAATTCAGCACCTCTTACCAAAATTCCTCGAGCGAATCTGCATAGTCAG aGAGCAGCTGTCTTGTCCTCTGCAGAGAAGGGAGACTGCGTGACATCATCTGTATACATTTCAGTTGACCTTATCCCACCCAGGGTACAACCTTCCTTACAGACAGCGCCATTACATGCGCCCTCTCGATCCGCTCCTACGATAACATCACCTGACCCTCAATCTCAACGGCACATAGTTGAATGCTAG